One Hordeum vulgare subsp. vulgare chromosome 4H, MorexV3_pseudomolecules_assembly, whole genome shotgun sequence DNA window includes the following coding sequences:
- the LOC123450880 gene encoding WAT1-related protein At1g44800-like has product MGSSFKLEWGPAICMVLIELFTTGQMLLTKVVVDAGLFVFALLTYRFFLGAALVVPLALLFEPFTIPGLYYIGLGDTSPGYAINFYNIIPIATFILAVLFRKEPLDMRSLVGNIKVAGTLVCVGGTLVISLYKGKVLHLWPTNIIGYHPKQAGAAFGHHHVRGTILLITSCLSLAVWYTVQAILNTAAKFVMISWVVTQRGPTYPAMFCAVSVFFTTILDSLLLGHDLSVGSILGMFMILAGLYLFLWGKRKDSLPTSEEIPKEQMLFQSGDKSNISSVNSSSIDPASLYLSTASCLFLLLYECKKT; this is encoded by the exons ATGGGGTCGTCGTTCAAGCTGGAGTGGGGGCCGGCGATCTGCATGGTGCTGATCGAGCTGTTCACGACGGGGCAGATGCTGCTCACCAAGGTGGTCGTCGACGCCGGCCTCTTCGTCTTCGCCCTCCTCACCTACCGCTTCTTCCTCGGCGCCGCTCTCGTCGTCCCTCTCGCCCTCCTATTCGAGCC ATTCACAATTCCTGGTCTCTACTACATTGGCCTCGGAGACACATCGCCAGGATATGCGATAAACTTCTATAACATCATCCCGATTGCCACCTTCATCCTCGCGGTCCTTTTCAG GAAGGAGCCGCTGGATATGAGGAGCCTGGTGGGGAATATCAAGGTTGCCGGAACCCTAGTCTGCGTTGGAGGAACGCTGGTGATCAGCTTGTACAAGGGCAAGGTGCTGCACCTTTGGCCCACCAATATCATCGGCTACCACCCGAAGCAAGCCGGAGCTGCGTTTGGTCACCACCATGTGCGTGGAACCATCTTGCTCATCACCAGCTGCCTGAGCCTCGCTGTTTGGTACACAGTACAG GCGATACTCAACACTGCTGCGAAGTTTGTGATGATCTCGTGGGTCGTCACGCAACGCGGGCCAACCTATCCGGCTATGTTTTGTGCCGTATCGGTGTTCTTCactactattctcgactcactgcTTCTCGGCCATGATCTGTCCGTCGGGAG TATTCTAGGCATGTTCATGATTCTAGCTGGCCTTTATCTTTTCCTGTGGGGAAAGAGAAAAGATTCGCTACCTACAAGCGAGGAAATTCCGAAGGAACAAATGTTGTTTCAGAGTGGAGATAAGAGCAATATATCATCTGTTAAT TCCTCAAGCATTGACCCTGCATCATTGTATCTCTCCACTGCCTCGTGTCTTTTCCTCCTTCTCTATGAATGCAAAAAAACTTGA